ATCGGTAGGGAGGGAGTGAACATGTCGCTGGTACCTATTGTTGTGGAGCAGAGCGGGCGGGGGGAGAGGGCCTACGACATTTTCTCACGCCTCCTCAAGGACAGGATCATCTTCATCGGAACGCCGATCGACGACGTGGTGGCGAACCTGACCATCGCCCAGCTCCTCTTCCTCGAGGCCGAGGATCCGGACCGGGACATCAACCTCTACATCAACTCTCCGGGCGGCGTGGTCTCGGCGGGGTTGGCGATCTACGACACGATGCAGTTTATCAAGTCGGACGTAGCGACCATCTGCATGGGCCAGGCGGCGAGCATGGCCGCGCTGCTCTTGGCGGCCGGGGCGCCGGGGAAGCG
The window above is part of the Candidatus Eisenbacteria bacterium genome. Proteins encoded here:
- a CDS encoding ATP-dependent Clp protease proteolytic subunit yields the protein MSLVPIVVEQSGRGERAYDIFSRLLKDRIIFIGTPIDDVVANLTIAQLLFLEAEDPDRDINLYINSPGGVVSAGLAIYDTMQFIKSDVATICMGQAASMAALLLAAGAPGKR